In one window of Frigoriglobus tundricola DNA:
- a CDS encoding HdeD family acid-resistance protein, which translates to MERSLASNWWMLAIRGALAIAFGVAVLFWPGLAWVVIVGLFAGYALLDGAFAIAAAVTGHNHGRQWWALVLEGIVGLAAGFLTLLWPDVTELILLYLIAFWAITTGAMEIAVAVRLRRDIAGEWALGLAGVLSIVFGLMALLIPAAGALAVAWLIAAYAISFGALLLIVALRLRGGPRGPTTRVGAV; encoded by the coding sequence GTGGAACGCAGCTTGGCGTCGAACTGGTGGATGCTCGCCATTCGTGGCGCCCTCGCCATCGCCTTCGGGGTCGCCGTGCTCTTCTGGCCCGGCCTCGCCTGGGTCGTCATCGTCGGACTGTTTGCCGGCTACGCCCTCCTCGACGGGGCATTCGCCATCGCCGCCGCGGTCACGGGCCACAACCACGGGCGTCAGTGGTGGGCCCTCGTCCTGGAGGGCATCGTCGGACTCGCCGCCGGCTTTCTCACCCTGCTTTGGCCGGACGTCACCGAGCTGATACTGCTGTACCTCATCGCGTTCTGGGCCATCACGACCGGCGCGATGGAAATCGCCGTGGCCGTGCGGTTGCGTCGGGACATTGCGGGCGAGTGGGCGCTCGGCCTCGCCGGCGTGCTGTCCATCGTATTCGGGCTGATGGCCCTACTGATACCGGCGGCCGGTGCGTTAGCCGTCGCGTGGCTGATTGCCGCGTACGCGATTTCATTCGGCGCGCTGCTGCTAATCGTCGCCCTTCGGCTGAGAGGCGGCCCGCGCGGGCCGACGACTCGGGTAGGGGCCGTCTAG